The region ATGGGCGCGGAGGTCATCAAGGTTGAGAAAATCAATGGTGGCGATGACTCACGCAAGATGGTCCCGCCTGAGGTGGCGGGCGAATCCGCCGCCTTCATGATGATGAACCGGAACAAGCGCGGGGTTGCGCTTGACCTCAAGGATGAAGATGGGCGGGCGGCGCTGGCAAGAATGCTCGGCACCGCCGATATGGTGATTGAGAATTACCGTCATGATACGATGGAAAAACTCGGCCTTGGTTATGACCGGCTGAAAGCCGAAAACCCCGGCCTGATCTATGTTGAAATCTCCGGTTATGGACGCACCGGCCCTTATGCCGAACGCGCCGGATTTGATCTGATCGCCCAGGGCGTTTCCGGCCTCATGAGCATCACCGGCAGTGATGGGGAAGGCCCGCCGGTGAAGGTCGGGGCGCCGGTCACGGATATCACGGCCGGGATCATTGCCGCCATGGGCGCGCTCGGGGCCTATATCCATCGCCTCAAGACAGGGCAGGGCCAGCGGGTCGATACCTCACTTTTTGAAGCCGGGATAACCCATACCTTCTGGCAGTCGGCGATTTTTCTCGCCACCGGCATTTCTCCCCGGGCCATGGGTTCCGCCCACCCGCTGAACGCACCCTATCAGGCCTTTGCCACCGAGGATGGGTGGATCAATATCGGGGCGGCAAATCAGAAGAACTGGGAGATCCTGCTTGGTATCCTCAAGGCAGAGCATCTCAGGCAGGATCCGCGGTTTGCCGATAACGCAAGCCGGATGACAAACAGGGAGCAACTGGTCAAGGCGTTGACGCCGCTGCTGAAAGCCCGCAAGACCCGGGACTGGCTTGACCTGATGGATGCAGCAGGCCTGCCCGCAGGGCCCATCCTATCGGTCGGGGAGATGCTGAACCACGCGCAGACACTGGCCCGGGGGATGGTGGTTGTAACCGATCATTCCATTGCCGGCTCGACAAAGGCGCTTGGTCATCCGGTGCATTATCATGCAACACCGGCCAGGGTCACCCGCCCGGCCCCCATTCTAGGCCAGCATACAGATGAAGTGCTGGCGGAATACGGGTTTGATGCCGAAGCGATCACGTCATTGCGGGAAAAGGGCGTGATTTTATAGGAGGGATATGAGGGTTGCGGGGATGCTCAGCTCCGGGGCGTGTTGATCCTGTCGAAATGCG is a window of Alphaproteobacteria bacterium LSUCC0684 DNA encoding:
- a CDS encoding CaiB/BaiF CoA transferase family protein, encoding MPGPLQGLKVIELSHIMAGPVCGMMLADMGAEVIKVEKINGGDDSRKMVPPEVAGESAAFMMMNRNKRGVALDLKDEDGRAALARMLGTADMVIENYRHDTMEKLGLGYDRLKAENPGLIYVEISGYGRTGPYAERAGFDLIAQGVSGLMSITGSDGEGPPVKVGAPVTDITAGIIAAMGALGAYIHRLKTGQGQRVDTSLFEAGITHTFWQSAIFLATGISPRAMGSAHPLNAPYQAFATEDGWINIGAANQKNWEILLGILKAEHLRQDPRFADNASRMTNREQLVKALTPLLKARKTRDWLDLMDAAGLPAGPILSVGEMLNHAQTLARGMVVVTDHSIAGSTKALGHPVHYHATPARVTRPAPILGQHTDEVLAEYGFDAEAITSLREKGVIL